Below is a window of Leptotrichia sp. oral taxon 215 str. W9775 DNA.
CGACCTGCTTGAAAAAGAAGCACAGAAGAAAAGGGAATTTGAAGTACAGAAGGCTCAGCTTGAAAATGAAGTTGCAGACCTTAAAGCAAAAGAAGAAGGAAAGGAAAAACTTTTTGAAAAATTGAAGAAGGATTCAGAAGTTAGATGGCACAGGGACAAATATAAGCAAATCCTAAACAACTATGATACATATTACAAAAATCTAGCAAAATTAATAAGAGAAAAAGAACAGAAAATAGCTGAATTGGAACAAATATTAGCAATAATGGGAAATTAGTTAAGTAAAATATTGAAGGATATAACAAAATATTTTTATTCATTCTACTTAATTTTATTTGCATGAAACAGCAGTTCATTAATAAAAAATCATAAACTCGCCAATGGCTCAGACAAT
It encodes the following:
- a CDS encoding adhesion protein FadA; this encodes MKRKILLLSALFIMATVSYSAEKQSLEASLNSIENKFNDLLEKEAQKKREFEVQKAQLENEVADLKAKEEGKEKLFEKLKKDSEVRWHRDKYKQILNNYDTYYKNLAKLIREKEQKIAELEQILAIMGN